From a region of the Salvelinus alpinus chromosome 2, SLU_Salpinus.1, whole genome shotgun sequence genome:
- the LOC139553372 gene encoding glycerol-3-phosphate dehydrogenase [NAD(+)], cytoplasmic-like encodes MALKKVCIIGSGNWGSAIAKIVGANAGKLDVFDTTVNMWVFEETVNGRKLTEIINTDHENVKYLPGHKLPPNIVAVPEVTDAVKGADILIFVIPHQFINRICDTIKEHIKKDAVGMSLIKGVDEGPEGLKLISEVIREKLGVTMTVLMGANIANEVAEEKFCETTIGCKNKEWGPILKQLMQTTNFRVTVVEEADVVEICGALKNIVAVGAGFCDGLGFGDNTKAAVIRLGLMEMIAFARIFCTAGPVSPVTFLESCGVADLITTCYGGRNRKIAEAFAKTGKTIEELEKEMLNGQKLQGPATAAEVNHILKKKGLVDKFPLFNAVNQICFHGHPVKEFITCLQNHPEHM; translated from the exons ATGGCACTCAAGAAAGTATGCATCATTGGCTCTGGCAACTG GGGCTCTGCCATTGCCAAGATTGTAGGCGCCAATGCAGGAAAGCTTGACGTGTTCGACACGACAGTGAACATGTGGGTATTTGAGGAGACGGTGAACGGACGTAAACTCACAGAGATCATCAATACAGACCATGAGAACGTCAAGTACCTGCCCGGACACAAGCTTCCCCCAAACATC GTGGCTGTTCCAGAGGTGACGGATGCTGTGAAGGGAGCAGACATCTTGATCTTCGTTATTCCACACCAGTTCATCAACAGAATCTGTGACACCATCAAAGAACACATCAAGAAGGATGCTGTGGGCATGTCTCTTATCAAG GGTGTGGATGAGGGTCCCGAGGGGTTGAAGCTGATCTCTGAAGTCATCAGAGAGAAGCTGGGCGTCACCATGACAGTACTGATGGGAGCTAACATAGCCAATGAAGTCGCGGAGGAGAAATTCTGCGAAACAACAATCG GGTGCAAGAACAAAGAGTGGGGCCCCATCCTGAAACAACTGATGCAGACCACTAACTTCAGAGTTACTGTGGTGGAGGAAGCTGATGTGGTAGAGATCTGTGGCGCTCTCAAG AACATAGTGGCGGTGGGAGCAGGGTTCTGTGACGGCCTGGGCTTCGGTGATAACACCAAGGCAGCGGTGATCAGACTGGGACTGATGGAGATGATCGCCTTCGCCCGGATATTCTGCACCGCTGGACCCGTCTCCCCCGTCACTTTCCTGGAGAGCTGTGGCGTCGCCGACCTCATCACAACTTGCTACGGCGGACGCAACCGTAAGATCGCCGAGGCCTTCGCCAAAACCGGAAAG ACTATTGAGGAGTTGGAGAAGGAGATGTTGAATGGTCAGAAGCTACAGGGTCCAGCCACTGCAGCTGAAGTCAACCACATTCTGAAGAAGAAGGGCCTGGTGGACAA GTTCCCCTTGTTCAATGCTGTCAACCAGATCTGTTTCCACGGACACCCCGTCAAAGAGTTCATCACCTGTTTGCAGAACCACCCTGAACACATGTAA